From the Alphaproteobacteria bacterium genome, the window TGTGAAGTGCAAGACTTTATTAACCAAAAGCAGTTATCCTTTAATCAAGGCAAGATTGGAACAATTCAGTCTGTGTTGATTGATAGACAAGGCAAACAAGTGGGTCAGCTTATGGGTAAAACAGAATATATGCAATCTGTTCCCATTGCTGCGTCTGCTGATTTATTGGGACAACTTGTTGACGTTCGGATTGAAACAGCGTCATCCAATAGTCTAGCTGGACATATCGTCTCCCGGACTGCCTAGGGGATACAGGTCATTATGAACAAAGACTCTAATTATACAATAGAATTCCGCGATAACCATTTATTGGCACTGCTCGTTGGGCCGCAGGACAAGAATCTGTTGCGACTAGAACAACGATTAGGGGTAACGATTGCTCTTCGGGGAAACAAATTGACCATTGTTGGTCGGGAGCCTGAGGCAACCTACGCAAAAAATACGGTGCAGCTTCTCTATAAGCAAATATCAAATGGCCAGGCGATTGCGATCCCTGAGATAGATGATGCCATTCGCGTTGTTATGCATAATGAATCTTTGCATGCGCTTGAAAATGATGCAGGGCACCCCCTGGGGGAGTGTGCTCCAGGCGAACCGGGGTCGGCATCTGATGTTTCGATTTCCACAAAACGCCGCATCGTTTTTCCCCGAACGGGGGGCCAGGGCCGATACATTAAATCCATGCAAAAAAATGAAATGGTTTTCGGTATTGGGCCTGCCGGTACGGGCAAAACCTATTTGGCTGTGGCTTATGGTATCTCTCTTTTGTTAGAGGGAAAAGTTGATCGCATTATTTTGTCCCGCCCAGCAGTAGAAGCCGGCGAACATCTGGGGTTCTTACCCGGAGATTTAAAGGAAAAAATAGATCCCTACCTTCGGCCACTTTATGATGCATTGAATGACATGTTACCACCCGAGCAGGTTTTAAAACGCGTCGCGAGTGGCGAAATCGAGGTGGCTCCCCTAGCCTTTATGCGGGGGCGAACCCTGGCCAATTCATTTGTTATCTTGGACGAGGCGCAAAACACAACATCCGTTCAAATGAAAATGTTTTTAACGCGATTAGGGCCCAATTCACGAATGGTCATTACGGGAGATTTAACCCAAATTGATTTACCGACCGGGGCCACGTCAGGCCTGAAAGAAGTTTTGCGAGTGCTGGACGGGGTTGACGGAATTAACATGATTCACTTTGACGAAACAGATGTCGTTCGTCATTCATTGGTTACTAAGATTGTGCATGCATATGATACCTATTGTCACCCTGCTCATTAACGACCCCCGATGGCTGGCCTTTGCATCGGAGGATGAATGGTGCCAAAAATTTGCCCAAGGCGCGGAGGCTTTGTTTCAACACGTAGATGCGCCACAGGCTGCGCTGGAAATCAGCATTGTTTTAACAAATGACGAAGAATCGCATGTGCTCAATTTACAATACCGCGGGCAGGACAAGCCAACCAATGTACTGTCTTTTCCAGGGTTGGATCCAGATGATCTTTCTGCAATTCACGATCCTGATATGCCCTTGCTATTGGGGGATATTGTCGTGTCCCTTGAAACTGTGCTAAAAGAAACTGAACAACAGGGAAAAATTTTTGAACATCATGTGATGCATTTAATAATTCATGGTATACTACATTTGTTAGGATACGACCACGAACACGAGGCCGATGCGGCCGTTATGGAATCATTAGAAGTTATTATTTTAAAAAACCTTGGAATCAACACCCCTTACATCGAATGAAAACATCTTTATTTATCTCCCGTCAAAGGAAGAACCCGCAGTCCTCATTACCCAAAACACTGAAAGGTTTTTGGAAAAAACTGAGCAAAAATGATTCTGACAGCAGCCTTAGGGAAACGCTGGAGGAACTCATCGAGGAAAGCCTTGAGGAGGAGCCATCGATAGAATCAGACGAGCGTCAGCTCCTGGGAAATGTTCTGAATCTGAAGGACTTAACAGCGGCAGATGTGATGGTTCCCCGGGCCGACATCATGGCTGCCCCCATCACTGTCACCGAAGGGGATCTAGTTGCCCTGTTTGTTAAAACGGGGATTACACAGCTTCCGATTTATCGTGATACGTTGGATAACATTGTGGGGACCGTTCACATAAAAGACCTTTTAGCCTGGTTTCATGCTAAAAATCCCTTTGCAATCAAGAACCTTCTTAAGGAAGTAATTTTCATTTCCCCGGCCATGCGCACATTGGATCTATTGCTTCAGATGCGCGAGACTGGGTG encodes:
- a CDS encoding PhoH family protein, with amino-acid sequence MNKDSNYTIEFRDNHLLALLVGPQDKNLLRLEQRLGVTIALRGNKLTIVGREPEATYAKNTVQLLYKQISNGQAIAIPEIDDAIRVVMHNESLHALENDAGHPLGECAPGEPGSASDVSISTKRRIVFPRTGGQGRYIKSMQKNEMVFGIGPAGTGKTYLAVAYGISLLLEGKVDRIILSRPAVEAGEHLGFLPGDLKEKIDPYLRPLYDALNDMLPPEQVLKRVASGEIEVAPLAFMRGRTLANSFVILDEAQNTTSVQMKMFLTRLGPNSRMVITGDLTQIDLPTGATSGLKEVLRVLDGVDGINMIHFDETDVVRHSLVTKIVHAYDTYCHPAH
- a CDS encoding hemolysin family protein → MKTSLFISRQRKNPQSSLPKTLKGFWKKLSKNDSDSSLRETLEELIEESLEEEPSIESDERQLLGNVLNLKDLTAADVMVPRADIMAAPITVTEGDLVALFVKTGITQLPIYRDTLDNIVGTVHIKDLLAWFHAKNPFAIKNLLKEVIFISPAMRTLDLLLQMRETGCKMAVVVDEFGGVDGLVTFECLIEEIIGDIQEAHDQEASTQIQVKSDGTIVADARTTLEEVEEVLGIPLALSEEDIDTLGGLVVFIAGRVPIRGELIRHPSGVEFEVLEADPRCIRRLCIRNGMRA
- the ybeY gene encoding rRNA maturation RNase YbeY, which codes for MIPIVTLLINDPRWLAFASEDEWCQKFAQGAEALFQHVDAPQAALEISIVLTNDEESHVLNLQYRGQDKPTNVLSFPGLDPDDLSAIHDPDMPLLLGDIVVSLETVLKETEQQGKIFEHHVMHLIIHGILHLLGYDHEHEADAAVMESLEVIILKNLGINTPYIE